In the Acropora muricata isolate sample 2 chromosome 10, ASM3666990v1, whole genome shotgun sequence genome, one interval contains:
- the LOC136932059 gene encoding uncharacterized protein produces MAGMHMITVSFEGKRVGLSREDLNISELERIYQLDSPGAHLKIKSGAGFQNIWPDRAGKFVVPPNCFSAIIVAMPQRQENEQENACIPDYTGGIGRGGNQRGNSAATFFRPGSFNERFEPSGSVSSLHVMSRGRSRFFPQSGIAGMGSRPVPAVWGAKGKKRKSTESKSFRLTFVDGDGNFEDMWEIPIDLGQLQDMHGQYTVLHVVGEIERQLNEEDTRLVVTDIKGKPIRDMASTRGHAYWNSQKIFRVMYKDNFQEWRPHVWQSIKRDYGFGSDVNEDDFFESEDPAIPSTSNSVTNAQIKPRTCITLSTLEKKVDQVIRMLNKEAEKSSLKEVFKCSICLETCSNLMTSCTNPKGCGRLLGCFICFYKIDTCPLCCSDLTPPKDRKPLIISGLESILGVPEISLASALSQLNAQTTGSDSEDDDLMESLPLAAARVLDQ; encoded by the exons ATGGCCGGCATGCATATGATAACCGTGTCTTTCGAAGGAAAGCGAGTGGGCTTGTCAAGGGAAGATTTAAATATTTCGGAGTTAGAAAGAATCTATCAGTTAGATTCACCAGGTGCTCACTTGAAGATCAAAAGTGGAGCGGGTTTCCAGAACATTTGGCCGGACAGAGCCGGAAAGTTTGTTGTGCCACCAAATTGCTTCAGCGCAATAATCGTTGCAATGCCGCAGCGACAGGAAAACGAGCAAGAGAATGCGTGCATACCCGATTATACAGGAGGCATTGGCAGGGGAGGCAATCAGCGTGGCAACAGTGCAGCCACTTTCTTTCGACCAGGAAGTTTCAATGAAAGATTTGAACCTTCGGGTTCGGTGTCCAGTTTACATGTCATGTCACGAGGTCGAAGCAGATTTTTTCCTCAGAGTGGAATTGCAGGTATGGGATCAAGACCTGTCCCAGCAGTTTGGGGAGCTAAAGGCAAAAAGCGCAAGTCCACAGAGAGTAAATCTTTCAGGCTAACCTTTGTTGACGGAGATGGCAATTTTGAAGACATGTGGGAAATTCCAATCGACCTGGGTCAACTACAAGATATGCATGGGCAGTACACAGTTCTGCATGTTGTGGGGGAAATTGAGAGACAGTTGAATGAAGAAGATACAAGGCTTGTCGTGACCGATATTAAAGGAAAGCCGATCAGAGATATGGCCTCAACGAGAG GTCATGCCTATTGGAATAGCCAAAAAATTTTCCGTGTCATGTACAAAGACAATTTTCAGGAATGGAGACCACATGTCTGGCAGTCAATTAAACGGGATTATGGCTTTGGCTCTGATGTCAATGAAGATGACTTTTTTGAAAGTGAAGACCCAGCAATACCAAGTACCAGCAATTCTGTCACCAATGCACAGATTAAACCAAGGACTTGCATCACTTTAAGCACGTTGGAGAAGAAAGTTGATCAAGTCATAAGAATGCTGAATAAAGAAGCGGAAAAGTCTTCACTGAAGGAAGTGTTTAAGTGTTCCATATGCTTGGAAACTTGCAGTAACCTAATGACATCATGCACAAACCCCAAAGGCTGTGGGAGACTTCTGGGTTGCTTCATATGCTTTTACAAAATTGACACATGCCCACTGTGTTGCAGTGATCTTACCCCTCCAAAGGATAGGAAACCTCTCATTATATCAGGGCTGGAAAGCATCCTTGGAGTTCCTGAGATTTCACTTGCTTCTGCTTTGTCTCAACTAAATGCTCAAACCACTGGAAGTGATTCGGAAGATGATGATTTGATGGAGAGCTTGCCCCTTGCTGCAGCAAGAGTCTTAGACCAATAA